The Carassius auratus strain Wakin chromosome 30, ASM336829v1, whole genome shotgun sequence region acaatCACATTAAGATCCCCTAGAAACACTGGAAAAATCAACAGATAAAGGGACTAAATGATAACAAGGTCATAATgtcaaagcttttaaaaaaagacAAGGCCCCATAAATGTGATACTACACTAAGAAGCAGACATGCACATACCAGTGTTCATCCCCTCACAGTAGAGAAGAAGTAAGATGAGCTGTCTGACACCAGCCATGGAGAAGAGCGATCTTTGGCAGCAGCTGTGCTGTGTGCGGCTGGGGCGATGCATCTCTTCTGGTGTGTCTCTTTCAGAAGCAGGTGCCCAGAGACACCAACCCCCCTCCCTTCACTACTGCAGCCATGGTGACTTGGCAGGACTGGTGTACGCTTGCAGCTTcctgttttaaattaatcatgAGTGTCAGGAGGCGGCCACAGCCCTGCCTGATCAAATGATTGGAAATCCTGTAACATAACCCTCAATTGAGATGGAGCAGGTACTGTGACCAGTGCTGGCACAACTTGATGTTTGACAACTTCAGATTCACACTTCATCTGTGTGGTACACTCTGTATTCACAAATGTGGATGTAgtagccttttatttattttatgtgcttttcaTGTGCTGAGAAAAACAGTCTGCAGTGGAGGATTGTATTACTTACAGTCCTTAAATATTAATTGCAAACTGGCCGTTTGCAGAGttcctgaactttctgttcaacaCTCTAATGCTGTGACTTTTACCTCTTTTAACATTTCTTGACATTATatcatgaaattattatttatttattttgtgtaagcACACGATTCAAACAGAGGTAAATGTTTCTTGTAGTCAGTATTTCATTGTATACACCTCACAGACTAAAGCTCAGCAGTTAAGTCTGATTTAAGTCTGGAACTCATGGACACCACCAGAGACTGGGTTTCCTCGTTTGTGATGCTTTTCCAGGCATTTACTGTAGCCGACTTCAGCTGTTTGTTTGTAGGTCTTTCTGATTTtagttcagcaagtgaaatgcatgctcagtGGGGTTGAGATCAAGAGACAGACTTGGCCATCAGGGCAGAGAGTATACCCCCTTCAGAATTCTTCCAGTTGCTTCTGTCTTTTGTCTCGTCATCAATGAACAGCATTAACACAGTGCCACTGGAAGCCATGCATCCACATGCCTTCCCACTGCTCCACCGTGTTTCACAGATGTTGTATGCTTTGGATCACGAGCTGTTCCAAGCCTTCTATATACTTTTATCTTCTCATGATTCTGGTACAGCTTGATCTTAATATCAGCCGCACAAAGAATGCTTTTGCAGAAGTGGTCAGGCTTTTTAGAAGTCTTTTTGCAAAGTCAAGTCTGACTTTGCTTTCaccttgtggtgaaccctctgtaaGGGCTTGTTTGAAGACTTGTTTAAGAGAAAAATATTGTCTTCCAAAAGGTGAGAGTCCCAGgagcagataaataaatattttcagttaTTCCTGTCCATGAACAACTGTGCTTAAGCAGCACATGAATAGCATGAGTTTGCAGAGATGGTTAGGCTATCAAGTGTGTGAAGGTTGCAGTGCAGATTGTGGTAAAAGATTAAGGCATAATATAGTAAACTAAAATAGTGAGTTTGGATGTTCAGGGCTTAACCACCTGTAGTGTTTAATCCCTAAAGTGAGCTTTAACTCTAtagtgaaaatgtataaaaatgtaaaatgaagttaTGACTTTTACATGTCTAGAAGTCACACATTTAGGTTACAATTAGGTTACCTAAAGGATACCGATAAGAAAATATCTAGATTCTTTTAATTGATATAGCTTCTTTTACATCTTTTGTCTAATTTTAAAGTAGATAGGAATATTATGTGCCCTCTTAGAAGTTTGCTAAGGCCCCTTGATAGTGAACCATATATAACATCTATAGTCACAGAGATGCTATTAAACGAATGTAGTGCACACTTAAGGctaatgtagaaataaataaacttgtaaCAGTTGGCAAAGCTGTAACCATTCAGGATTTGAATTGTTAGATCAGatattttttctgaaatgaattaattttatgaGTTTaccatcattaataataataatcacagaggcaaatgtacttattattaaacaaactttAGTAAATAAATAGTCTAGTCTTTTTATTCTACACAACGCCTTCATAAAGTTGAAAATGATTAACTATTCTATTCTCTGATGACAAAATTCTCTTTTAAGAAACTATTAATTATATCtacataaaaacagaattaataattaaaaaatgtacttaaatcaTAAAAACGTTCAGGTATTTGTATAATCAACCTATTTACTTTTGCTTTATTTCAAAGAACGCTTTCttattatttcaatgaatgtcttatttatatttttcattgtttctaaTCAAACTGGCTTGCTAAACTACTGTAAGTAAAAAAGTGTCACAGTTATGACCAGTATCTgtacataataaaaaacaaaaaaatgtcatgCTCTAATCAACACTAATAATTTTAAAACGAAAACAAATAAGTGTCAAATCAGTATCTTGAGACACAATGTGACGAAGtagtttaaatatgtaaaatcagCTCATGctctgttttatttataaagtcaCGCTTGAGAAATGTCTGTGAACAGAATACGAGGAAAGAAGTGCTATTCGACTGTCCTGCTGTTTGTTTTTCCCAGAGTGAACATGATGAGAATATGATCCAGCAGGCCAGAGATGACACTGACGTGCCAGAAGAACTGATCAAGATGGTGGATGGAGAGGTGCCTCAGGAGGAGGAAAAGGAGTCCATCATGGGTCAGATACAAAAACCTTCAGAACATGGAAGTGGGGCAGCTCAAATAAAAGACTCCGGCCGCATTTGTGGAGATGAAATCCAAGGCTGAGGTTAGAAGTGCACTGTTATGTAATGTGAAGATGAAGTCAAAGTCATCTAGTTGCCTAACATCTTGGCGACACGCATTTGTTTATGCGGTGaaataggggtgggcgatatctcgatatttaaaatatatcgagatattttttaaacacgatatggattttgacatatcgtatatatcgatatattgtttatattctgattccgccactttgcttgtttgccttccctgtgctgtgctcgcccccgctcgctcgccccccgcctccttgcttttgtcccttctcacctcgcgtgtagagaactagtcaaaaaaaaaagacaactggctccattatatggagatacttcagttttaaggcgtagggcgaacggcaggcagatgtctactgtagggcctaatgaaacgcggacggaatcgcggaatccagtcataaaaatggaatttacagtttaacgcggaatgtcacggaattggtcaaattttaaatgaattaatcaaaagtcggtcatgcacttacatcaaatcgcgaaatggactaatatctgcaaatattaacccggaaaagtctatttaaatatgaatcctgcatgttctgcgtgtctgtgtcaacgaatggagcagaagcgcgtcttcattcattaaacacggaagctcgcataacgctcgcgctgatttcattgtctttcctctctctaaataaagacgtgaacacatgaggaacatctccagaactgcactagagagtcacttcatgagcatctgaccgtttgatttgagtaagactagctcatatcacatcatagactgtggtatcacatacacagaactgtaaaggtaaacccgtcaaaataaaagtatttgacagaaatctattactattgtacagcagaatgtagatagcccactactactactattaaaatgaaacgaacataattttataaggaataatcacacaacatttctcccatgttttatttttaatagtaaatcccctttgtttaccaaaaaataaagtttgcttaattttaaataattaaaagataaattaaatgaatgttttatgccttcatgtgataatcagaaaaatgtaaatacacagaatttctgaagggaaaaaaaacatttcacataaggctattttaagaattgtttttaactaattaagttgtttttatgcatttaaataattgcacatgctaaaacacagaattaggtaacaataaaacatatggtgaagaaaaaaataaaatgtttcataggccccttaacatgtaatatttgccatatttgtttttgcagtagttttttgggggttatttttcctgtaaagatatcgagatatatatcgtatatcgagatatagcaaaatatatcgagatatattttttgctccatatcgcccagccctacggTGAAACTATTAAGTTACCATTTACTGAGAAATATTGATCACACGAGATGTTCAGAAATTTATTTTCATTGGATTTCTAGTTATTCTTTTTAATCAATTACTTGTTTTTAAGTGGtttcttgtttctttctttcttcctttcttttttatgAAATTGTAACTGACCTTCTCACATTGAGTAACCTTTAATTTCAAAGCCAGAGTTATGAACAATATCTACATGTTAAAAGATAATCATGACATTTGATTCATgcactttttgtttaaaaataaagacaattttTCTAAATAGGTTTAAAATCTATATGAAGAAAGAGATGTTTTGAGATGTAAAAAGGTGACAggattttttacataaaatattttaaattactatATACTTACAGTAACATTGCTACAGTATTTTCTTTATGCTAAAATATTTTGGAGGTGTTGTAATAAGTTAgtaacatgaaaataaagacTGAAAACTGATAGAGATGAGACAATCACTTGGGATGATACATTTTTGCATTACAATCACTGATAGCCATGTGGGCAGAACACGTCATATAACGCTGTTCAAATCCCAACTCTTTCCCAATCCCGGCACCCATCAGCTCTGATCTGTTAAAAAACCTTTAATATATTAACTCCACAGTCTTTAAAGgacttttcatttattcattctaaGGCCATCccagatgtatatgactttcttttgacaacttttaagaccttttgaCAAAGCCGATGCTTCAAATGCAAACTTTGGTGATCCCATACACTTCCATTGTATTGACTCATGGAGATGTTCATTCAATGGAAGTCAGTCATAAACATCTGGGATGGCTAAATGAtagagaattgtattttttttatgtgtggagTATCCCTTAAATTATTGGTTTACCACTGTGTACTCACTCAGGGATGGTTATAGAGTTGCAAACTATTCATGAACTCATTCTGCATGTCGTCAATGTCATCAGTGGTCTCAATGGGAATACTTGGTGGGTTCAGGTAGGGCAAGCATGGTATATTCTCATATTGATGTGTATGGTCAACGTACAATCGAAAGTCCCCATAGCCCCCTACAGCTCCGTGGAGGGGCTCGCAGACGTTGAGGTAGGGGTTGTTGTGCTGCTGGGGGAAGCATGGGCCCTGGCTGTGGAAGCATGGGCCCTGGCTGTGGAAGCGGCGGTCAGATGCAGGGCTGTGGCTGGGGCTGGTCGAGGGGCTGTGCGGCATGGGACACGTCAGCTGACAGCTGTTCTTCCTGGTGGGACGGTTAAGATCCAGTTTGGCAGTGAGGGGCTTTCCGACGTTTACATCCATGTTCCACTGGACCAGGTCGTCTAGGGAGTTAAACAGGACTTGTAGGCAGACAGTGAAGGCTAGTTCCTCCTGTAAATCAGGAAGAAAGGTATTAGAAGGAAAAATAGGTATCAAGGTAATTATATGTGTATTGTAAATCAGATCTAGATCCAGCTAAAGACATCTTGTCAGTCAGTCTTGAGCTGTACCTTGAGTTTCTGCAGTGAGCTGAGTCTGGTGTAGAGGCAGTGCTGAGGAAGACTCCCTGAAAGTAGGAAGCTTCCTGTTTCCTCCAGAGTTTCTTTGTTCATCAGCTTAGGGTCCACATCCAGGTCCTTCAAAGTCAGGTAATaggaaaaacattatttatcGCAAACATATGTTAAGAAACACGTTTCTCGTTTACATACCTTACTACTTATTTTTTGAAACATTAGTTTATATTGTCTAGCTAAATAATTACACTGATTAGTATTTTACATTGACTTCTGCAGATATACACTACcgttttttgaaaaaagtctcttatggtctccaaggctgcatttatttgcaaaaaatatacagtaaaaactgtattataaatattattagaatttacaaTAACTTATgtatttttaacacatttgtttttattgcttttgttcaatttaatgtgtccttggaGAATAAAGTTTTTTAATGGTATAGTAATTGAGAATAATTGCAGTTTCTTTCtccacaataaaaacaaagaccACTTACCAAAGGGAGGTTAGTTATGTGTGCCTGACAAGACAGCATCTCTTCTGGCTTTTTCACAATGCTGGTGTAGATGACCAGCACATTGGAAAACTCTGCAGCAAAGTCCATTTTTATCTGAACTCCACATTCAAAGTCCAGAATTTTACTCTGCGGCAGTTCTGGgttaaaacacaaatgcaaaagtTTGACAAATTATGAGAAAAACTACATTTACAGTACTACAGTATTTCACTCATCAAAAACTATCATCTGTTAATATCACCAGATGTGATGATAGTACTCATCTCATGTTATGACCATATgagatgaaattaaaatatttgatcaaggtttttaaaaaaaaaaaaatttattgtcaACTGATGGAAAAGAGGAAAAATATGCgtcatgataataaataaatgattttaatttaaacactGTTGATGAAAATACAGTGAGGAagaaataactaatatatatatggttgttatgaatacttaatttaatgttttaaaacggaatatataatattaaataatttacagaaTGAGATATATTATGAAATCATACTTTAGaaatacactcactggccactttattaggtacaccttgctagtaccgggttggaccGCCTTTtgtcttcagaactgccttaatttttcatggcatagattcaacaaggtgttggaaacattcctcagagattttggttcattttgacatgatagcatcacacagttgctgcagatatgtcggctgcacatccatgatgtgtatctcccgttccaccacatcccaaagctgctctatcagattgagatctggtgactgtggaggccatttgagtaaaatgaactcattttcattttcaatgaaaCCAGTCTGAGTTgatctgagctttgtgacatggtgcattatcctgctggaagtagtcaTCAGAAGATGGGTAAACTGTAGTCCtaaagggatggacatgatcagaaacaatactcaggtaggctgtggtgtttaaacaaaGTGTGCCatgaaaacatcccccacaccattacaccaccaccagcagcctgaaccgttgagacaaggcaggatgaaTGCATGCTTTCATGTTATTttcgccaaattctgaccctaccatctgaatgtcgcagcagaaattgagactTATCAGACCAGGCAATGTTTTTCCAAACTCCTATTGTCCAATTGCAAATATGAGCCTGTGCAAACTGTAGCCTCCGtctcctgttcttagctgacaggagcagcacccggtgtggtcttctgctgctgtagcccatctgcttcagggttcaacgtgttgtgtgttcagagatggtattctgcagaCCTTGGTTGTACCGAGTGGtgatttgagttactgttgcctttctatcatctctaaccagtcggcccattctcctctgacctctgacatcaacaaggcattttcgtccacacagcTGTGGCACActggatattttatatttttcagaccgttctctgtaaaccctagagatggttgtgcgtgaaaatcccagtagatcagcagtttttgaaatactcagaccagtccGTCTGGCCCCAACAACATTCcccgttcaaagtcacttaaatcccctttctcccccattctgatgctcagtttgaacttcagcaagcatcttcaccacatctagatccCTAAATGCATTCAGTTGCtcccatgtgattggctgattagaaaTTTGTGTTACCAAGAAATTGAATAGGTATACCTAAAAAATTGGCCGGTGagtgtatattataatattttcattaGTAGTAATCacgaaaatttagatttttattaacaGAACTTTTTTGTATAGATTtcattttgccaaaaaatttgaaCCTGTTTTATATGGTTATTCAAAGGAGTTGCAGAATATTTTGAAGTAGCTGACATTACCATTAGCTTTAGCCCAGAGCAGATTATGTGCCTCGGCGGCATCGGAGTAGTCCCCGGGGCGGATGGCATCGGTGAGGGACCGTCTCTCTGACAGGCTGCTGCGGATCTCTAGAGCCTGCTTACCCTTTGTGGGGTCAAACTGACCCATATCTACAAACAATCAGAACATTAGATTGATTGTCAAGACATGCAACCAAACATGAGtagattaaatataattttatttattttaatattttaaatgaaccttTGAAGCAGTAAAGTACAAAATAAGTAAGAACTGAAAGTAGCAGTACACGATTAAAATCAGTTAATCATTTGTTTGGGCTTAATGGACCTGCGTTTAACTAATAAACGCCGTAATACTTCATTTAACTTTACCATACTCCCTCCGGTTGCCTCACCTTCAGCCACTCTGTCTAGCAAAACAGTTATCTTCTCATCCTCTAGGAGGCGCTCCTTCAGGAATTTTATAAAGACTCCATTGGTGAATCCACTTGAGCTCAGTTCAAAAGCCTCAGCATCTTGGCAACTTCAGAAACATAATACATCTCAACATAACTGGTCAGATAGTAAACAAAATGTACTTCAGCATGTTATTTCTGGATGAAAAAGAAAGACCCTCAGTAACTCACGTGGCATATCCAAACACAATATTGGCTGTAACTTGGAGCACAACATTTGGCGTGGCATCGTCATGTAAATTTCTTAAgcaataaattaatgttaaaacgaTGACAACCAATGCATGAATTACCAATATGAAAATGATATGGAACCACAAAATACACACCTTTTCCTGCACATGTCAAGAAGGAAGACATTGAGTCCAGTCTCCTTCTCCTGCATCAGCTTCAGAATGCTCTGAACGCAGAGACAGTTGCCTGAACGGTACGGATTTGGGGCATCAACAGGTACCATAAAGCTGTTCCCAAAGTTCTCATAACCATGTCCAGCATAATACAACAAACCTAAAGGGAGGAGCAATAGTCAAAGagtcatttcaataaaaaaaatttttttacccactctcatgtaattccaaacctgtatgactttc contains the following coding sequences:
- the LOC113049652 gene encoding mucosa-associated lymphoid tissue lymphoma translocation protein 1-like isoform X2, with amino-acid sequence MSDLNDSLNINFLKESVLKRLCESLDKANNKGWRKLGEIVKSEKRFKVSLDDMDMCSLKALEADGSPSRSLLKLIGDQGCMVGELVEFLQIMGHTDALQCLKSPGIQIIVQPQSVAVIAGHNLRLSCYAVGASHVQFKWFKKTEEVHNSSSPDLVFSPVRLKDAGFYICRVNCGNAYEFSHWAQVDVLDVPPRYGLVSLASEGRPRVLIQPQAQRLLVGDLLYLECGAIGRPLPQYQWYRNGVPIKKATKRKYTVKNLLPEHQGRYRCEIFCSNERTWSNEVDVVVLDDFLIIEREYSLEKPYATDKVALLIGNLTYRNHPQLKAPMVDVYDLTNLLRQLNFKVVSLLDLTESEMRNAVEEFLSLLHKGVYGLLYYAGHGYENFGNSFMVPVDAPNPYRSGNCLCVQSILKLMQEKETGLNVFLLDMCRKRNLHDDATPNVVLQVTANIVFGYATCQDAEAFELSSSGFTNGVFIKFLKERLLEDEKITVLLDRVAEDMGQFDPTKGKQALEIRSSLSERRSLTDAIRPGDYSDAAEAHNLLWAKANELPQSKILDFECGVQIKMDFAAEFSNVLVIYTSIVKKPEEMLSCQAHITNLPLDLDVDPKLMNKETLEETGSFLLSGSLPQHCLYTRLSSLQKLKEELAFTVCLQVLFNSLDDLVQWNMDVNVGKPLTAKLDLNRPTRKNSCQLTCPMPHSPSTSPSHSPASDRRFHSQGPCFHSQGPCFPQQHNNPYLNVCEPLHGAVGGYGDFRLYVDHTHQYENIPCLPYLNPPSIPIETTDDIDDMQNEFMNSLQLYNHP
- the LOC113049652 gene encoding mucosa-associated lymphoid tissue lymphoma translocation protein 1-like isoform X1 translates to MSDLNDSLNINFLKESVLKRLCESLDKANNKGWRKLGEIVKSEKRFKVSLDDMDMCSLKALEADGSPSRSLLKLIGDQGCMVGELVEFLQIMGHTDALQCLKSPGIQIIVQPQSVAVIAGHNLRLSCYAVGASHVQFKWFKKTEEVHNSSSPDLVFSPVRLKDAGFYICRVNCGNAYEFSHWAQVDVLDVPPRYGLVSLASEGRPRVLIQPQAQRLLVGDLLYLECGAIGRPLPQYQWYRNGVPIKKATKRKYTVKNLLPEHQGRYRCEIFCSNERTWSNEVDVVVLENPCHSEMKEPRISHEISGAMECSEDDFLIIEREYSLEKPYATDKVALLIGNLTYRNHPQLKAPMVDVYDLTNLLRQLNFKVVSLLDLTESEMRNAVEEFLSLLHKGVYGLLYYAGHGYENFGNSFMVPVDAPNPYRSGNCLCVQSILKLMQEKETGLNVFLLDMCRKRNLHDDATPNVVLQVTANIVFGYATCQDAEAFELSSSGFTNGVFIKFLKERLLEDEKITVLLDRVAEDMGQFDPTKGKQALEIRSSLSERRSLTDAIRPGDYSDAAEAHNLLWAKANELPQSKILDFECGVQIKMDFAAEFSNVLVIYTSIVKKPEEMLSCQAHITNLPLDLDVDPKLMNKETLEETGSFLLSGSLPQHCLYTRLSSLQKLKEELAFTVCLQVLFNSLDDLVQWNMDVNVGKPLTAKLDLNRPTRKNSCQLTCPMPHSPSTSPSHSPASDRRFHSQGPCFHSQGPCFPQQHNNPYLNVCEPLHGAVGGYGDFRLYVDHTHQYENIPCLPYLNPPSIPIETTDDIDDMQNEFMNSLQLYNHP
- the LOC113049652 gene encoding mucosa-associated lymphoid tissue lymphoma translocation protein 1-like isoform X3 produces the protein MDMCSLKALEADGSPSRSLLKLIGDQGCMVGELVEFLQIMGHTDALQCLKSPGIQIIVQPQSVAVIAGHNLRLSCYAVGASHVQFKWFKKTEEVHNSSSPDLVFSPVRLKDAGFYICRVNCGNAYEFSHWAQVDVLDVPPRYGLVSLASEGRPRVLIQPQAQRLLVGDLLYLECGAIGRPLPQYQWYRNGVPIKKATKRKYTVKNLLPEHQGRYRCEIFCSNERTWSNEVDVVVLENPCHSEMKEPRISHEISGAMECSEDDFLIIEREYSLEKPYATDKVALLIGNLTYRNHPQLKAPMVDVYDLTNLLRQLNFKVVSLLDLTESEMRNAVEEFLSLLHKGVYGLLYYAGHGYENFGNSFMVPVDAPNPYRSGNCLCVQSILKLMQEKETGLNVFLLDMCRKRNLHDDATPNVVLQVTANIVFGYATCQDAEAFELSSSGFTNGVFIKFLKERLLEDEKITVLLDRVAEDMGQFDPTKGKQALEIRSSLSERRSLTDAIRPGDYSDAAEAHNLLWAKANELPQSKILDFECGVQIKMDFAAEFSNVLVIYTSIVKKPEEMLSCQAHITNLPLDLDVDPKLMNKETLEETGSFLLSGSLPQHCLYTRLSSLQKLKEELAFTVCLQVLFNSLDDLVQWNMDVNVGKPLTAKLDLNRPTRKNSCQLTCPMPHSPSTSPSHSPASDRRFHSQGPCFHSQGPCFPQQHNNPYLNVCEPLHGAVGGYGDFRLYVDHTHQYENIPCLPYLNPPSIPIETTDDIDDMQNEFMNSLQLYNHP